AGTATCcaaattattttcactgcacccctaggtcaaaactttcttattgagaaatctagAAGAAAgtgttaaattaagtagattgagtATATACAGAATGTCATCCTAGGGTTCAATTTTGTGGTGTGGTTCAGGATTTGTTCCATCATATCTAGATATGTTATGATAGACAGTCACCAacagtggttttgcctattacattgaacatAAATGGGTCCTGGACCACCTACCCAGGGCAGccctgcaagtgtcccggggcacctcagggtgccacggcgcacagtttgagaaccactgagctacACTATTGTCAAACTTAAAACTAAAGTATAGCCTGTGATTACATTGTAGATAATATGTGAAACAGGACATCTTAAATTATTGCACTTGGCCATTTGGATTACTGGTTCGTGCACAGCACAGAGCAGCAAGGAAAGAGCGCTTCAGTTTTGCATTGCTGGTTATTAATACAACAGAGTGCAAGCTTGGGTAGGCAGAGGTGCAGATAGTGCACACCAATATATAGGCTGGATTTCCTGATTGGTAATATAAAATCATCAAGTTTGAACTTATAAAGTACAGAGCATATAAGAACAGAAAAGAGACCATGTTTCTAATGGCCCTTATGTGGGAGTCTAATTGGGTATTAGTGAACCCTGAATCTTTGCTGCTTATATTCTGGGTGTGTTTCAGGAGTGATGCAATCAGAAGATAAATGGCTGTGCAGAATATGAGGAATGGTACCAAAGTTCCCATGAAAAAGATGATAAATACATTTTCAGAATTGACATCTACAGTTACATCTCCAAAGCTAGAGCTGTTACTATCCTGGGTAGAATTCATGTGGCTTCCTGGGTACATGTACCATATGTTGGGAAGACTGGAGAGAATAGACACCAGCAGTGATGTCAGGAGCAGCCAGGGGACCATCCTGGAGATGTTCATCTTAAGTCTCATGAATAATCTGTTGCTGTAGCTTGTGATCTTCACGCAGTAGAACACGCAGAGCACGGTGCCCCACCACAGGCTGCAGAATGCCACAGACATAGATGATGTGATATAATATATAGAATCCTCTATTGTCACAAATGAGTGAGCAATAGTTGCCCTAGCAGCCTCCTTGAGACACATAATTAGAAGAATGATCCTCACCGCTCCCAGGCTGGCCATGATAGTGTCAATGGTTTGAAGAGTTTGACCCGTCAGCCACCAAATAAGGATTTTTGTCATAATAAATGCATTGAGAAGTACTCCGATGGCTGTCACAGAACAGCTGACAAATAATAAAAGAATAAAAGTGGgaaaatacatattttttccacaGAATAATGAATTATTGTCAGAGCTTCTGATTTCTTCACAACCATCTAGAACCGTCTGATGTATGATGTGACAAGAAACGATAAGTTAACAGGTTAATATTAAACAGTGAGTTGTTTACTTTATGTTTTGCGTGACATTTGGCTGCCAATCTACAAATAGCTACTGCATGTCAGATTTACATTTGAACATTTGAATGCAATGAGTAAATTAGCTACATAAACCAATGTCaggtgcagatgtgtcctcatatttaTAGCCTCAATGCGCCACACAGCGGGAAATGCCTGGCGCGAGTCAACCTTTCAGGTCATCTCTGCCTTTTCGGGCATGTTGGACATTTTTTCAaacaggtaaatttactaaaggcaaacacgACAGTGTTGTATCAAATGAGCTTGAAAACATGGGTGAAATCACAAATACGATCAAATACACAATCGGCCATACTCAGAAGTACTTTCCATAGCAAACATAAGTACACGGAAATTTACCAAGAATCGTGTTTGCAAACATAACCGAGAATTAGGTAAACTTGGGCGGTGGGTGCGAGATGGGCGAGTGGGACTGAGTGTGTACTGGGGAGACGCTGAGTGGCAGTAGCATGCTGCAAGGACAGTACTGCAAGGAGTGAGCTGCAAAGACAGGGCGGCTGGAACATTGGACAGTGCTGCTGCAGGGAAGATGGAAAGCAAAGTAGAAGAACATTGCTGAGGGCCGTCCAGACATGGCCCGGATATGCAACTATCACATTTCTTAAACATTTATGTTTAATTTTTTTCACCACAGTGATTGTATTATTCATTACTgttctgttgttgaatattgtttctcttcacagctaagCTATAGTACCATATTttattgcatagtttgtattgtcTTTCTGAAGGTAACATGGAGCTAGGTTTTTATTAACTCAATGAGTGGGGCCGTGATTTAGAGTCTCATTCTGTGCATGACGtgcattattattaatattacattttatttataaggcggcacatgtgtttcgcagcgccgtacaaaggacagtacagggagacagaacatagcattacagtaaataaataacagaaatagagtacaggtaacatagagcaccacacattctcaagacataatacagctaagatgtaagtattgagggattgatcatcgtactactagaggttggtggccatagatagagatgagcctttacttgcagggtaaagatggtctttgagtaggggagagctgcgagtgaaatgtgtcaagacgagggcttagataacaagagaaaagagggccctgctctgaagagctaacaatctagtggggaggggcgacagacagatgacaagaggtgcaggcaaggggGAATTagtctgatggcagtatgcaagcaaagctgagatgttcacggcatgaggcagggggtggaggcgcggcttcaggactAGGTTgtgcatcggaagggtatgctttgatgaataggtgggtttttagtgcccgtttgaaactttgcaaggtcggggagagtctaatggagcgggggagtgcattccactgaaggggggcAGCACAGGCATAGTCtcgaacacgagcatgggaagcagtgaccagggtggtggagaggcgacggtcattagtcgactgtggggggtgggagggagtatgaaggaagaggaggttggagatgtaggaagcagtggaattagagatggccttgtatgtgatggtgaggagtttgaagaggattctgtaggggaatgggagccagtgtagattttggcgaaggggagtggcagatgtggtgcggcgggagaggaagataagcctagctgcagagtttaaGACAgaatggaggggagcaagatgggagcaagcaaggccagtgaggagaacattgcagtagttgagTCGTGAAATGACtactgagtggatgatgagtttagttgcactctggaagAGATATGGCCtggtacgagcaatgttgcgtagctggaaacgacaggattgtgccagagcttggatgtggggtgcaatggagagggaggagtcaagagtgacacccaagcagcggagttgggtaacgggggagatggtggtgttgtcaacaatgatagagatattggtcgggggtattGCTctagatggggggaagatgatgagttcagttttgtccatgttgagcttcagagagcgctcagacatccaggaggagattgcggagaggcaactGGAAACCTTGGAGAGtatagagggggacagatcaggagaggagaggtagagttgtgtgtcatcagcatagaggtggtgttgaaggccaaaggagtttatGAGCTCACCCAGGGAAGagttgtacagggagaacagaaggggtccaaagacagaaccctgggggacaccaacaggaaggatggaagggtgtgaggtggtgctggaggcagacacaaagaaggagcggttagtgaggtaagaagaaaaccagtcaaggacagtgctagagaggccagcgttttggagtgtgcgcaggaggagaggatgatctatggtgtcaaaggcagcagagaggtccagaaggatgagcagagagaagtggcccttggatttggccgaaagcaggtcattggtgactttcaccagggcagtctcagttgagtgaagtgggcgaaagccagattgtagtggatcgaggatggagttgtcagagaggtggcatgtgagacagctgtagaccagtcgttcaagtaatttggaggcgaacgggagaagagagatggggcggtagttaatgggtgatgaggggtcaaggttgggttttttgagaataggttagaccagagcatgtttgaatggcgaggggaagatgccggtagagagggacaggttaaagaggtgagcaaggtgggagctggcagtgggggagagggagcggagaagatgggagggaagggggtccaggtggtaggtggagggagggaggataagatgagggagtggacttccttttcagaAGTGGGACggtaggaggacagggtgggatagatggaggggagggatagagggggcaggggggtagcagaggggtgacggcgggagatgtcgtgttggatgtcctcaattttggagatggagAAGGAGGCAAAGTGAGTGGcaatgagggaggatgggaggggaggaggaggagggcgaaggagagtgtcaggaatccgcagtctccattgcatcacttccagtgaacagggctctcctggcttcagtcctctgtcctcagagtatctcctgtgaattggacctgtggaactacaggtcccagcagttccagttctgttccagtcttcagtctcctgcagcccacagctcaccgtgctccacctaaccagttttatcttttggtaaccactggttccagccagcagcctggaatacacagtgtttctagttaaacagcatttactccaggtgcactactgatcccagccagccaccagcagtgcatggcattaactgtctagagtgttattctcccggttaatcaccagctccagttaactcacagctgatctggacacccaatccagcagggtgtgttctcacagagatcatctaatcatcacagaccaaggtgtttaaactccagttcctggctcagtctcatggccttggacaacacgtcacattctgtgaacaggcggctcctgtttgcaatcctctgtctacagagatatccttgtgtattggacctgtggaactacaggtcccagctgttccagttccgttccagtttccagctgttccagttccgttccagtttctagctgttcctgtggaactacaagttccagcaacctctccagctctcctgcgacattcagtgtgcaagttcctgtgttccagtctccagttcccctgtgttcctggttacctacctgttcctccgtgttcctggttacctgcttgttactccgtgttcctggttatcctactacagctccgtggaactacaagcatcagcaactcctgcattcatttacaggcttcacaccaatctccaacacagtgtgcttcagcctcagctgtagagactccatctccaggtgcagctcatcacctcacctgtgaatcagcttgcaagctgcctgtgctttcccaatagcactgtgaaccctgcatcaagtcttctgcatctgctaccaggtttgctaccaatatcatcacctctgctggctcctcgttttaatcatctctggttcccataccagcatattgccatagactctcactgttttgccatagactctcactgttttgccatagactctcagcttccacgctgcaccatacccattgcatttattattgtttatttctccaagtattcctgctgccatattgttttatctttctgcttaataaacaacattgcgcacatgcgcatgaatccaatccagtttcctcacttcttccatcctacctccactgacccacgagcgccccctccggggacacaaaccaaaccgaacctgacagtttgtccaaggccgatggactcggatggtggtcagaatgtggggtcaggggccttacaaaatctggtctcccgtttggatggtcaagaggctgcgcagcagcagatgttccagtttctacagggaatgtctatccgtttggataccatgcagcaatcccttccaagttctgttgtttctccagttcctgttcaagtcactcctgctccagtcatttcaactttccctgcacaatctgttcctgtggatggatcttgctcaagtcagtcctatggcagtcccatCACAGCTAATTCTcttgagagagcgacttcctcctttgaaagcttcaagactcctttgttgtctgctgtgaactctgaaccaataagcactctttatcatctattggaacaacttcaaagtctcctaacaaaaatcattccaatgatgccagaaatcctgggtggtgctttaaacgcagtgaagagtactgctcaaagtattgagactagtgcgacctccgtgtcaacttttcttcaaactaaagtctcttctcctatgcagagagagggcagattccagagctacccgcgctccaaactcacagaagctgaacgccggcatcgcaagcagcttcacctctgcttttactgtgggagttctagtcatcttattaaggactgttccttccgcaactcaaaagttggtgacaggctccagcattacagtgttttcacctgcaaaccttccaacttatcctctacagtttcaagttcctttaccccggacaggagtgtccaaaaagtatacgattggggtcctgtgacaaatagacccaatcccaagttcagaaatcaacagagactatctatgttacccataactaaagtagtttctgtgcctacagcccgagaaggggcatccgtgcctacagcccgagaaggggcatccgtgcctacagcccgagaaggggcatccatgcctacagcccgagaaggggcatccatgcctacagcccgagaaggggcatctgtgcctacagcccgagaaggggcatccgtgcctacagcccgagaaggggcatccgtgcctacagcccgagaaggggcatccgtgcctacagcccgagaaggggcatccgtgcctacagcccgcgaaggggcgtctgtgtctacagccccaggtggggcatctgatgttcaggttccagaagtggcatccgggcatgcagctcagagaagtgtgtctgatctattaaccccaggaggggtctttggagtttcagcctcaggtgaggaatccagggccaagatcccaggaggaattcttaaagccacatatacagacatgaacttttgtttgccaacttcagagagtgctaccagctcagtaccactccaagagggatcatcagaacatccggattctgtctatacagagtcaagtgtcaatggacctagcccggttccagccgtcggtccaaagtcttcactggttccagccagcctgagtggctccaatgatgggctacctccttcggttccagccgattccagaatacttggatcaaatccggtcctatccgtcagtccgagtactccaccggttcctgccgattcaagctcttccggacccaatccggtcccatccgtctgtccggatcagcctcctctggttccagccagcccgagtagctctgtttccaatgctgagctacctccttcggttccagccgattccagcatcctcggatcaaatccgttcctatccgtcagtccgaggactccttcggttccagccgattccagtctctttgtatcaaatccggttctatccgtcagtccgaagactcctgcggttccagccagttcaagcttatctggacccaatccggtcccatccgtctgtccagatcagcctcttacagttcaagtcaattcaagtagtcctggacaaatccctgttccatccgtttgtccaaagttgtcgtcggttcctgccgattccagttcctctgaacccggtgtggttctctccagtgtttcaagtaagcaactcctgtcgctatgtccagagtctacagttctttcagatattgcagttgcctcaacccagatggaggctctacgcatctcaccccaagatgaagcttctagcgttctgttaacctcagcagagaattcccgtcagtcaatccaggagatgacgtcctctctccaccctcgagcatttcaagttgattctactcctgcttctgaatgcttattccagtcctcaactctcaggtgtcctacattgtcttccgagacttcaactgacattcagccttccaagtgtccactagatacaaatgctccagtctactttgatggtgactatgctcagttccgtgcagtggcgagccaatacctcacttttactgagtcagaatcttcagtgagtattactccagccaatgcaatcagatacttcctcctgttcttcaaaggtagagcactggactgggcgaatcctctcattgaatctaaagatccgctactgagtgatcttcccgctttctgcgaagccgtaaaacaggagtttgctccaaagtttatgcattcaaagtcatctgggcattccggccaatttgtcaacagtttgtctactgctaaatcctctccaacatctctgtctgtgcaagatcaggatacattagaccaagctattaaagatttccaagctgcaaagtcaagacaaggttctcagacttcagatttgaaagttgcatatacttccgtgtctccatcctacagcaacacttctgaaagtattgactccccggattcaacatctgctcagtcttctgatcagtcttccagttctcagtttttcgactcaactctttccaaacacgatcag
The Pseudophryne corroboree isolate aPseCor3 chromosome 4, aPseCor3.hap2, whole genome shotgun sequence DNA segment above includes these coding regions:
- the LOC134910819 gene encoding taste receptor type 2 member 39-like; amino-acid sequence: MLHSCSVTAIGVLLNAFIMTKILIWWLTGQTLQTIDTIMASLGAVRIILLIMCLKEAARATIAHSFVTIEDSIYYITSSMSVAFCSLWWGTVLCVFYCVKITSYSNRLFMRLKMNISRMVPWLLLTSLLVSILSSLPNIWYMYPGSHMNSTQDSNSSSFGDVTVDVNSENVFIIFFMGTLVPFLIFCTAIYLLIASLLKHTQNISSKDSGFTNTQLDSHIRAIRNMVSFLFLYALYFISSNLMILYYQSGNPAYILVCTICTSAYPSLHSVVLITSNAKLKRSFLAALCCARTINYQAKCLIFGFPSHILFSAKSAFFELFVQGQFPPHLLSRCLIFGSPSHILFSAKSAFFELFVQGQFPPHLLSRNVVCSCSKLTPIHFDFDYG